GCGCTGGTGAACCAGCTCCATATCGCTCCGGATGACGATCTGGCCCTGCTCGAAGCCCTCGGTGCCGACTGCCTCGGCGCTGTTTCGCTGCGAAAGGCACAAAGCGGGCGCAAGCGCTATGCCATGGATCTGGTCAGCAGCATCCTGCCGGCGGCCAGTGCCGCCCCGCAGTTGCCGCTGTTCGAAGAGGGACAGGCGGAATCCGGCCAGGGGCAGGCCGCAGAACAGGCCTTGCTCCATGCCTGCGGCGAACTGATTCTGGGCCGCGAACCCGCCCACCGTGCCGCCTGGCCCGCCGGCGACACCGTCGTGCCGATCTGGCAGGAGGACGAGGCAGGCACCGCGTCCGAACTGAGCAGCCATGTTTTGTGGATGGCCCCCGGGGGACAGGACGCAGCGCTGCTGCAGCGCGCCTTCACCCTGAAACTGCTGCAGAAGCTCGGTGTGCCGGTGCTGCCGGGCCAGTTGATGCAGTCCGAATCCATCACCACCTTGCTGCAGCTGCGCCCCGATCGCCAGCTGGGCGAGGATGGCTTGGTCACACGCGTGCAGACCGAAACCCTTGGCCAGGCCCTGGGACTGGCCCCCGGAGCCGCCACATCGCGCCAGGCTGCCGGCTGGGCCGCCAGCTTCGCCGTGCTGCGTGAACATGCCCATCCCAGCGTTCTGCCGGTGCTGCAACTGCTCGACATGGTGATCGCCTTTGCACTGGTGGGCGACGCCACGGCATCCCCGCACCGCCTGCTGCTGCAACGCGCGCAAACGTCCGGCAATTGGCAACTGGCACCGCTGTGGGATGTATGCAGCACGCTGGTAGCATCCGCTCCACACCTGCCCGAGCCCAGCCGCATGGCGCTGTCCATTGGCAGGCACAGCAGCACAGGGGCTCCCTCCGACGCTGCCTGGGACGAATTTGCCCAGCAGTGCGGGCTTTCGCCCAATCAGGTGCGCAAGCGCGTGCGCACACTGGCGCAAGCCATGCGTACCGCGCTGCCGCAGGTGCTTGAGGATGAAACCCACGCGCAAGCCTGGCAGCATCCTGCCGTCAGCCAGCTTGCATTGCACCTGCGCGCTCGTGCCGACCAGATGGCACGCAGCGCAGGCTGAAACCGCTCAGATATCTTCCAGCAGGGCGTAGGGCAGGGGCTGCAGCTGCAGTTCCGGGCCGTCCGCAGCACCTGCACGCAAGGTGGCGCGGCCTTGCACGGCATCGTCTGCACAGCTGTTCTGCAGCGAGGCCAGCAGGGCAAAGCCGCCATCCATGGGCGCCACCTGCGCAATGACACCGCAGGGCTCGGGCTCGCCGCCATCGCTGGCAATGCGCCATACATCCTGGCCGGCCTGGGGCAAGGCGGCACCGGCAGCCAGAGCACCCACTGCGGGATGGGCGCGACGCTTGATTGCGCCCCGGAACTGGCTGCGCGCCACCACCTCCTGGCCCGGGTAACACCCCTTCTTGAAGTTCACGCCGCCGACGCTCTCGTAGTTGACCATCTGCGGCACAAAGGCTTCATAGCTTGCCTGGCTCACCGTGGTCACGCCGCTGCGCACTTCCGCCAGCTCCCACAGCGAAGCATCCAGCGGTGCGCCGGCGGGAGCCGGCAGTTCGCTGGCCTGCACGCACAGCGCGCGCGGCAGACGCGCATCGGGTTCTGCGGCCGGATACAGCCACACCAGATGGCGTCCGTCGTGGTAGCGGTAGTCCCACGGCTGCGCGCCGGTGGCGCCCTCGCCCCAGGCCGTTTCGGCCGCTTCGCCCAGCAGGCCGTACAGGGACAGGCCCTCGCCCACTTCTTCCAGCGTGACCTTGCTGCGCAGCACGAACATGCGCAGGCGCTTGAGTACCGTCGCCAGCAGATCCTTGCGGCATACCAGCAGATAGCTCGCGCCTTCCGCATCCTGCGCCGTGCGCAGCGCGACGAAACTGGCCTGCATGCGGCCCTTGGCGTTGCAGAAGGCAGCCAGACGGGCCTGGTCTGGCTGGAGCAGGGCAAAATCGTGGGTGAGCTGCGCCTGCAGGAAGCGTGTGGCGTCCGCGCCCTGGACGCGGATCATGCCCCAGTTGCTGTCGGCGCCGCTGAGCAGCACCACGCCATCGGGGAGCGAAAGGCCGGCCAGCCCTGCTGCCGGAGGAGTCGGATTCGGTACGGAAGTCATGCGTGAATTATCATGTCGTTCCACCCGCTTCCCGGGTGGAACCGTAGAGTCATTGAATAGCAAGGATAACGCGTGCGCAAACTCATCATTACCATCGTGGCCTTCCTGCTGCTGGCTGCAGCCGCCGGCTACTGGTGGAGCGGGCAGCCCCTGGCCCTGAAACAGCCCGTGATCGACCTGCAGGTCAAGCAGGGCGACGGCGCCCAGCAGATCAGTGCCAGTGCCGTGCAGGCAGGCGTGGACACACCTTCCTGGCTGCTCGACCTGTGGCTGCGCATCGGCGGCCGCATGGGCAATTTCAAGGCGGGTGCCTACGAACTGAAACGTGGTGACACCCCGCGCAGCTTCGTCAACAAGCTGATCAAGGGCGAATTTGCCATGCGCAAGGTACGCATCGGCGAAGGCTGGAACATTCGCCAGGTGCGCGCCGCCCTGGCCAAGGCAGAAGCCCTGCGTCACGATACGCAGGACATGAGCGATGAGCAGCTGATGGAGGCGCTGGGCCGTTCCGGCCACCCGGAAGGCATGTTCTTCCCCGACACCTACAAGTACGCCAAGTATTCCTCCGATGTGGAGCTGCTCAAGCTGGCCATGCGCACCATGGATCGCAAGCTCGAAGCCGCCTGGGAAGGCAGGGATCCCGAACTGCCGATCAAGAACCCGTATGACCTGCTCAAGCTGGCCAGCATCATCGAAAAGGAAACCGGCCACAGCGCCGACCGCACACAGGTGGCGGCAGTTTTCAGCAACCGCCTGAAAATCGGCATGCGCCTGCAGACCGATCCCACGGTGATCTACGGGCTGGGCGAGAGTTTTGATGGCAACCTGCGCCGCAGGGACCTGGAAAGCGACACCCCCTACAACAGCTACACGCGCGCCGGCCTGCCGCCCACGCCCATCTCGATGCCGGGCGCCGCCTCGCTGGCTGCAGCAGCCAATCCTGCGGACAGCAAGGCCCTGTATTTTGTGGCGCGGGGCGACGGCACCAGCCAGTTCAGCGAAACCCTGACCGAGCACAACCGCGCGGTCAACAAGTACATCCGCGGCAGGTAAGGCATGAACGCTTCTTCCCAAGGCCTGTTCATCAACTTCGAAGGCATCGACGGCGCCGGCAAAACCACCCATATCGGCACCCTGGCCGAGGCCTTTGCACGCCAGGGCCGCGTGGTGCTGCGCACGCGCGAGCCTGGCGGCACAGCTCTGGCCGAAAAACTCCGTGCGCTGGTGCTGCATGATCCCATGGGCGCGTTGACCGAGGCCTTGCTGGTGTTTGCCGCGCGCTGCGACCATGTGCAGCAGGTGATTGCGCCCGCGCTGGCCCGCGGCGAAGTCGTGCTGTGCGACCGTTTTGCCGATGCCACCTTTGCCTACCAGGGGGCAGGACGCAATTTCGACTGGGACACGCTGCATGCACTCGAAGCCATGGTGCTGCGCCAGGAAGACGGCTCGCAACTGCAGCCCGACCTGACCCTGTGGTTCGACGTTCCCCCCGCCATTGCGGCCCGGCGTCTGGCCGATGCCCGCCAGCCTGACAAGTTCGAGTCCGAATCGGGTGCTTTCTTCGAGCGCGTGGCCTCCGGCTACGCACGCCGCATGCAGGAGGCGCCGGCACGCTTTGCGCGCATCGATGCATCCTGCACGCCCGGACAGGTCTGGGAGCAGGTAGCCGCTGTGATGAAGCGGAAAGGCTGGCTGGCATGAGCCGTACACGCAGCACAGCAGCAGAAGTGGCTCCGGTGGAGCGCGACCGGCCTTTGGCTCCCTGGCTCCGGCAGCAGGCGGTAGCCCTGCTGCAGCAGCGCGGCCATGCCTGGCTGCTGCAAGGGCCCACGGGACTTGGCCAGTACGATCTGGGCCTGGCGCTGGTGCAGGCCTGGCTGTGCGATCATCCCCAGCCGGACGGTATCGCCTGCGGCCAGTGCGAAAGCTGCCATGCCATTGCCGTGCGCACCCATCCCGATCTGCAGGTGCTGATGCCGGAAACGGACATGCTGGCCTATGCCTGGCCGCTCGACGAAAAGGCGCAGAAGGAACTGGACGACAAGAAGCGCAAGCCCAGCAAGGACATCCGCGTCGAGGCCATGCGCGATGCCATCGAGTTTGCCCAGCGCACCAGCAGCCG
The DNA window shown above is from Brachymonas denitrificans and carries:
- a CDS encoding HipA N-terminal domain-containing protein, with translation MTSQARSTISLQVLLHDEPVGLLTNRGTPARSSGKGSPLAAPSQGWLQFSYAPEWLERTDAVPLSLHLPLQDKPFDHWASHAFFAGLLPTGALRQALVNQLHIAPDDDLALLEALGADCLGAVSLRKAQSGRKRYAMDLVSSILPAASAAPQLPLFEEGQAESGQGQAAEQALLHACGELILGREPAHRAAWPAGDTVVPIWQEDEAGTASELSSHVLWMAPGGQDAALLQRAFTLKLLQKLGVPVLPGQLMQSESITTLLQLRPDRQLGEDGLVTRVQTETLGQALGLAPGAATSRQAAGWAASFAVLREHAHPSVLPVLQLLDMVIAFALVGDATASPHRLLLQRAQTSGNWQLAPLWDVCSTLVASAPHLPEPSRMALSIGRHSSTGAPSDAAWDEFAQQCGLSPNQVRKRVRTLAQAMRTALPQVLEDETHAQAWQHPAVSQLALHLRARADQMARSAG
- a CDS encoding YgfZ/GcvT domain-containing protein, translating into MTSVPNPTPPAAGLAGLSLPDGVVLLSGADSNWGMIRVQGADATRFLQAQLTHDFALLQPDQARLAAFCNAKGRMQASFVALRTAQDAEGASYLLVCRKDLLATVLKRLRMFVLRSKVTLEEVGEGLSLYGLLGEAAETAWGEGATGAQPWDYRYHDGRHLVWLYPAAEPDARLPRALCVQASELPAPAGAPLDASLWELAEVRSGVTTVSQASYEAFVPQMVNYESVGGVNFKKGCYPGQEVVARSQFRGAIKRRAHPAVGALAAGAALPQAGQDVWRIASDGGEPEPCGVIAQVAPMDGGFALLASLQNSCADDAVQGRATLRAGAADGPELQLQPLPYALLEDI
- the mltG gene encoding endolytic transglycosylase MltG, which gives rise to MRKLIITIVAFLLLAAAAGYWWSGQPLALKQPVIDLQVKQGDGAQQISASAVQAGVDTPSWLLDLWLRIGGRMGNFKAGAYELKRGDTPRSFVNKLIKGEFAMRKVRIGEGWNIRQVRAALAKAEALRHDTQDMSDEQLMEALGRSGHPEGMFFPDTYKYAKYSSDVELLKLAMRTMDRKLEAAWEGRDPELPIKNPYDLLKLASIIEKETGHSADRTQVAAVFSNRLKIGMRLQTDPTVIYGLGESFDGNLRRRDLESDTPYNSYTRAGLPPTPISMPGAASLAAAANPADSKALYFVARGDGTSQFSETLTEHNRAVNKYIRGR
- the tmk gene encoding dTMP kinase, whose product is MNASSQGLFINFEGIDGAGKTTHIGTLAEAFARQGRVVLRTREPGGTALAEKLRALVLHDPMGALTEALLVFAARCDHVQQVIAPALARGEVVLCDRFADATFAYQGAGRNFDWDTLHALEAMVLRQEDGSQLQPDLTLWFDVPPAIAARRLADARQPDKFESESGAFFERVASGYARRMQEAPARFARIDASCTPGQVWEQVAAVMKRKGWLA